A stretch of the Danio rerio strain Tuebingen ecotype United States chromosome 18, GRCz12tu, whole genome shotgun sequence genome encodes the following:
- the bloc1s6 gene encoding biogenesis of lysosome-related organelles complex 1 subunit 6 codes for MKMMMDRQEEEQQDTECSVTEDIVCVDEQTVQRLTDGFLSHYLPELDTSKQALQELTQNQVILLDTLEQEVTKFRDCNAMIDLNALFTEAKVYHSKLVNIRKEMIVLHDKTSRLKKRALKLQQHKQKEELEREQQREREMERERRLTAKPAKRTDN; via the exons atgaagatgatgatggacaGACAGGAGGAGGAACAGCAGGACACAG agtgTAGTGTGACCGAAgacattgtgtgtgtggatgaacagactGTCCAGCGACTGACAGATGGATTCTTGTCTCACTACCTGCCAGAGCTGGACACATCTAAACAGGCCCTGCAGGAGCTCAC ACAAAATCAAGTGATCTTGCTTGATACTCTGGAGCAGGAAGTCACGAAATTCCGCGACTGCAACGCCATGATTGATCTGAACGCGCTG TTCACAGAGGCCAAAGTTTATCACAGCAAACTGGTGAATATTCGCAAGGAAATGATCGTTCTGCACGACAAGACCAGCAGACTGAAG AAGCGAGCGCTGAAGCTGCAGCAGCACAAACAGAAGGAGGAGCTGGAGAGAgaacagcagagagagagagagatggagagggaGAGACGGCTGACCGCTAAACCGGCCAAACGCACCgacaactga